A region from the Vicia villosa cultivar HV-30 ecotype Madison, WI linkage group LG3, Vvil1.0, whole genome shotgun sequence genome encodes:
- the LOC131662161 gene encoding uncharacterized protein LOC131662161, translating to MKTMDKDISNWVMEFLLRSSVPDSLIHKTLTVLPLSGADSRLKKTLLLRTLQTHLRTASLSETSLQIIESLEELYRRDEIRVSAAMRSAYCAVAVECTVKYLITSHEDPSGEYFSAVRRIWRGRVVQLSAEGQRSELLSDELSRWGEDIEAALWDVRASERLAGLNTRRDAMNEVQRFLKDAWQVMGPSFLDSMAMVSKGNGLRPEGVCGNASGSEKLKKSDGRLDSLGKEKMCSVVDDNNDNDNVDDGGGDDDDDVAVMGENHGNERLEERVGTSVDADQEVGGCDSSNVDKEIWEGNVRLKRKHSALRTCHRGVKISGAKEMRATNLSSKYKILPSPEVEKVRESLKSSSMELKALVKDPLPDALRSSEDVRSKLATKHINLGPPSENQSGPVDVRRSDGCQTIVLYQAKANDANLAKKSSVPCSNDRRPNFMGRASSAHTYEWDDSIDNSLQARQPRRKKRKWTSLEEETLRAGVKMFGEGNWRTIRDFYSNIFEYRSGVDLKDKWRNMMR from the exons ATGAAAACAATGGACAAAGACATATCAAACTGGGTCATGGAGTTTCTCCTTCGAAGCTCCGTTCCCGATTCCCTCATCCATAAAACCCTAACCGTTCTTCCACTCTCCGGCGCCGATTCTCGTCTCAAAAAAACCCTCCTCCTCCGTACCCTCCAAACTCACCTCCGCACCGCCTCCCTCTCCGAAACCTCTCTCCAAATCATCGAATCCCTCGAGGAGCTTTACCGCAGAGATGAGATTCGTGTCTCCGCGGCAATGCGCAGCGCTTATTGCGCTGTTGCTGTTGAGTGTACCGTGAAATATCTTATTACTTCCCATGAGGATCCGTCCGGGGAGTATTTTTCCGCTGTTCGACGGATCTGGCGTGGTCGGGTTGTTCAATTGTCGGCTGAGGgacagaggagtgagcttctatCGGACGAGTTGTCGCGGTGGGGAGAGGACATTGAGGCTGCGCTTTGGGATGTTAGGGCTTCGGAGAGGCTTGCGGGTTTGAATACAAGGAGAGATGCGATGAATGAGGTTCAGAGGTTTTTGAAGGATGCGTGGCAAGTTATGGGACCTTCGTTTCTTGATTCGATGGCGATGGTCTCTAAAGGGAATGGTTTACGTCCTGAAGGTGTCTGTGGAAATGCTTCGGGTAGTGAAAAGTTGAAGAAGAGTGATGGAAGGTTAGATAGTTTGGGAAAGGAGAAAATGTGTTCTGTTGTGGATGATaacaatgataatgataatgttgatgatggtggtggtgatgatgatgatgacgtgGCAGTGATGGGTGAAAACCATGGGAATGAAAGATTGGAAGAGAGAGTTGGTACTTCTGTTGATGCAGATCAGGAAGTGGGTGGGTGTGATTCTTCAAATGTAGATAAAg AAATTTGGGAAGGCAATGTCCGGCTCAAACGCAAGCACTCTGCATTACGAACATGCCATAGGGGAGTTAAAATCTCTGGTGCTAAGGAAATGAGGGCAACAAATTTATCGAGTAAATATAAAATCTTGCCTAGTCCTGAAGTAGAGAAAGTCCGGGAATCCCTTAAATCAAGTTCTATGGAGTTAAAGGCATTGGTCAAGGATCCTCTTCCTGATGCATTGCGATCATCTGAAGATGTAAGATCCAAATTGGCAACAAAACATATAAATCTTGGGCCACCAAGTGAAAATCAGAGTGGACCTGTAGATGTACGGCGTTCAGATGGATGCCAAACTATTGTACTTTATCAGGCTAAGGCTAATGATGCCAATCTTGCAAAGAAGTCTTCTGTTCCTTGTAGTAATGATCGCCGCCCCAACTTTATGGGGCGGGCAAGTTCTGCTCATACTTACGAG TGGGATGATTCAATTGATAACTCACTACAAGCTAGACAGCCAAGAAGGAAGAAAAGGAAATGGACTTCATTGGAAGAGGAGACACTAAGGGCTGGTGtaaaaat GTTTGGAGAAGGAAACTGGCGGACAATTCGAGACTTTTACAGCAACATATTTGAATATAGAAGTGGA GTTGATCTAAAAGACAAGTGGAGAAATATGATGCGGTGA